In one window of Camelus bactrianus isolate YW-2024 breed Bactrian camel chromosome 29, ASM4877302v1, whole genome shotgun sequence DNA:
- the VXN gene encoding vexin produces the protein MHQIYSCSDENIEVFTTVIPSKVSSPARRRVKSSQHLLTKNVVFESELYTPRPLELLPHRSDRRDVEGRRASRFQNARLQGPHPAKTPARPVGISEPKSANLCGNRAYGKALMPPVARISVKAPGVLEAAAPGPENGAALTRGSRHLKKMTEEYPTLPQGAEASLPLTGSASCGVPSILRKMWTRHKKKSEYVGATNSAFEAD, from the exons ATGCATCAGATTTACAGCTGCAGTGATGAAAATATAGAAGTTTTCACCACCGTGATTCCTTCCAAGG tgTCCAGTCCAGCCAGAAGACGAGTCAAAAGCTCTCAACACCTCCTAACCAAGAAT GTGGTGTTCGAGTCAGAGCTGTACACGCCCAGGCCCCTGGAGCTGCTGCCGCACCGCAGCGACCGCCGCGACGTTGAGGGCCGCAGGGCCAGCCGGTTCCAGAACGCCCGGCTGCAGGGACCCCACCCCGCCAAGACCCCCGCCAGGCCTG TGGGGATTTCTGAACCCAAATCAGCAAATCTGTGTGGGAATCGAGCATACGGAAAAGCTTTG aTGCCCCCGGTGGCCCGGATCTCTGTGAAAGCCCCGGGCGTCCTGGAGGCTGCAGCTCCGGGCCCTGAGAACGGAGCCGCTCTGACCAGAGG ATCCAGACACCTCAAGAAGATGACTGAAGAGTACCCAACCCTCCCGCAGGGAGCAGAAGCCTCCCTGCCGCTGACGGGAAGTGCTTCCTGCGGCGTCCCCAGCATCCTGCGGAAAATGTGGACCAGGCACAAGAAGAAGTCTGAGTACGTGGGAGCTACCAACAGCGCCTTTGAGGCCGACTAA